In a single window of the Salvelinus namaycush isolate Seneca chromosome 18, SaNama_1.0, whole genome shotgun sequence genome:
- the oclnb gene encoding occludin b, which produces MPSHNKRTSPSYHPGSRRHEHRHKHSEHVSNPAYSFYPDEELLHFYRWTSPPGVMKIISIIIIIMCVAVFACVASTLAWDYDMSTMGMGGGVGAGLGIGGAGGYGGSYGSSYGGGSSYGSGIGGGSSYGGGSYGSGTQTDPLAGKGFIIAIAAITFIAVLIIFILVVSRQNTSRSPKFYLGTIIVSAILAILMIIATIVYLVAVNPTAQSSGSVYYNQIIQLCSQYQNQNQAQGIFINQYLYHYCVVEPQEVIAIILGILVFVGLIILLVFAVKTRQKIRRWGPDRILWEEAKVTSNSLRTHTIGEWVNNVSGQPDTLVNEYNDKVGGSRNFLDQLPDHRPLYLPGSSDITSSLGGLKSKLRDYDTGAESGGEDLDEIDFNTEFSAIMNEQERLDYKREFDRDHLEYKELQAELDDLNMGLADLDKELDRQPEGSPQFLDAMDKYTQMKNMKKSSDYQLKKKRCKHLKAKLSHIKRKVSEYDRRR; this is translated from the exons ATGCCCTCTCACAACAAACGCACCTCTCCTTCCTACCATCCCGGCAGCAGACG GCATGAACACAGGCACAAGCATAGCGAGCATGTCTCCAACCCAGCCTACTCTTTCTACCCAGACGAGGAGCTCCTCCACTTCTACCGCTGGACCTCTCCTCCAGGGGTGATGAAGATCatctccatcatcatcatcatcatgtgcGTAGCGGTCTTCGCCTGCGTGGCGTCTACGCTCGCCTGGGACTACGACATGAGCACGATGGGAATGGGTGGCGGCGTCGGCGCCGGGCTGGGGATCGGAGGCGCCGGAGGATATGGTGGGAGCTATGGCAGTAGTTACGGCGGTGGCTCCTCCTACGGCAGCGGTATTGGTGGAGGCTCATCCTACGGCGGAGGTAGCTACGGAAGCGGGACCCAGACTGACCCGCTGGCGGGGAAGGGCTTCATCATTGCCATAGCAGCCATCACCTTCATCGCCGTGCTCATCATCTTCATACTAGTGGTGTCGCGGCAGAACACGTCCCGCTCGCCAAAGTTCTACCTGGGGACCATCATCGTGTCTGCCATCTTGGCAATACTAATGATCATCGCTACTATAGTCTACCTGGTGGCAGTGAACCCCACAGCCCAGTCCTCAgggtctgtctactacaaccagaTCATACAGCTGTGTTCCCAGTACCAGAATCAGAACCAAGCCCAGGGCATCTTCATCAACCAGTACCTCTACCATTACTGCGTGGTGGAACCTCAGGAG GTCATAGCCATCATCCTGGGAATCTTGGTATTTGTGGGTCTGATCATCCTGCTGGTGTTTGCTGTGAAGACGCGTCAGAAGATCAGGCGCTGGGGCCCAGACAGAATCCTCTGGGAGGAGGCCAAGGTTACCAGCAACAGCCTGCGCACACACACCATCGGagagtgg GTGAATAACGTGTCTGGTCAGCCGGACACTCTGGTGAATGAATACAACGACAAGGTGGGGGGCTCCAGGAACTTCCTGGACCAGCTGCCAGACCACAGACCTCTGTATCTGCCTGG GAGCTCAGACATAACTAGTTCGTTGGGAGGACTGAAGAGCAAGCTGAGGGACTACGACACTGGTGCAGAATCGGGAGGAGAGGATCTGGACGAGATCGACTTTAACAC CGAGTTCTCTGCCATCATGAATGAGCAGGAGCGTCTGGACTACAAGAGGGAGTTTGACCGGGACCATCTGGAGTACAAAGAGCTGCAGGCTGAGCTGGATGACCTCAACATGGGCCTAGCTGACCTGGACAAGGAACTGGACAGACAGCCAGAGGGCAGCCCACAGTTCCTG GATGCTATGGATAAGTACACCCAGATGAAGAATATGAAGAAG TCCTCAGACTATCAGCTGAAGAAGAAGAGGTGCAAGCATCTGAAGGCCAAGCTGTCGCACATCAAGAGGAAGGTCAGCGAGTATGACCGCAGACGCTGA
- the marveld2b gene encoding MARVEL domain-containing protein 2b produces the protein MSARGGSSGRFNCVRDAEPHYDQVPVGSLWRDQDLPPPPRSLRGFREADLAVSSDPLPPPPLPDQPPVGPDFYPPSDGAPERLDNDSAAMDIKPVHRFIPDSFKNFFRGNSVRGSSNKPFSLPPSPPLTEKDDLKPGTTRGVPCSPPPSPSLPGSYLDPYGGSGGSYNSRKERDAMLLGTDAFESVSGVTFRSAKTYSERVEDYHQRYAYMKSWAGLLRILGCVELLLGAVVFACACAYVHKDNEWFNMFGYSQPQLFGGLGGGAAAYGGSGSFSYDGPKTPFILVVAGLAWIVTVIMLVLGMTMYYRTILLDSSWWPLTECVINLALGFLYMVAAAMYVRDTTRGGLCYIPVFNNGINGAFCRTEAGQTAAIIFLFVNMIIYFVGAGVCLKLWRHEAARLRREGLAQEMKTIGSSLPISAVGGSRTSEQTPLPTLQTIPEVLDGHLASPAVPLMMEPEILRGHIPAGHIPKPVIIADYVAKYPTIRTEEERDQYKAVFKDQYAEYKELHAEVQAMAKRFDEMDELMRNLPPRPSSQLEKKRIDTIVLEYQRKKEDPTFLEKRERCEYLKNKLSHIKQKINEYNKVMDWNDGFN, from the exons ATGTCTGCTAGAGGAGGTTCCTCTGGCCGTTTCAACTGTGTCCGGGATGCAGAACCTCACTACGACCAGGTTCCAGTGGGCTCCTTATGGAGGGACCaggacctccctcctcctcctcgctcCCTTAGGGGTTTCAGGGAGGCAGACCTGGCTGTGAGCTCCGACCCcctgcccccccctcccctcccagacCAACCCCCCGTGGGCCCTGACTTCTACCCTCCTAGCGACGGTGCCCCGGAGCGCCTTGACAACGACAGCGCAGCCATGGACATCAAACCCGTCCATCGCTTCATTCCTGACTCCTTCAAGAACTTCTTCCGCGGCAACAGTGTCCGTGGTAGCAGCAACAAGCCCTTCTCCTTACCCCCCTCCCCGCCGCTGACGGAAAAAGACGACCTCAAACCAGGAACCACTAGAGGTGTCCCctgctcccctcccccctctccctccctccccggcTCCTACCTGGACCCGTACGGAGGCTCTGGCGGCAGCTACAACTCCCGAAAAGAACGTGACGCCATGTTGCTAGGAACCGATGCCTTCGAGTCTGTCTCTGGCGTCACATTCCGCTCAGCCAAGACCTACAGCGAGCGGGTGGAGGATTACCACCAGCGCTACGCCTATATGAAGTCCTGGGCGGGGTTACTGCGCATCCTGGGCTGCGTCGAGCTCCTTTTGGGCGCTGTCGTCTTCGCCTGCGCGTGTGCTTATGTGCACAAGGACAACGAGTGGTTCAATATGTTCGGCTACTCCCAGCCACAGTTGTTCGGGGGGTTAGGGGGCGGCGCAGCAGCCTACGGAGGCAGCGGATCGTTCAGCTACGACGGACCCAAAACCCCCTTCATCTTGGTAGTGGCTGGCCTGGCCTGGATAGTAACAGTCATTATGCTAGTCCTGGGGATGACCATGTACTACCGTACCATCCTCCTAGACTCGTCTTGGTGGCCCTTGACTGAGTGTGTGATTAACCTGGCCCTTGGGTTTCTCTACATGGTAGCAGCGGCAATGTACGTCAGGGACACAACCAGAGGAGGCCTCTGTTACATCCCTGTCTTCAACAACGGAATCAACGGGGCCTTCTGTCGTACAGAGGCCGGCCAGACCGCCGCCATTATTTTTCTGTTCGTCAACATGATAATATATTTTGTGGGCGCCGGCGTGTGTCTGAAGCTGTGGCGGCACGAGGCGGCGAGGCTGAGGAGGGAGGGGTTAGCGCAGGAG ATGAAAACCATTGGATCTTCCCTGCCAATATCTGCT GTGGGCGGTTCCAGGACCTCAGAGCAGACCCCTCTCCCCACCCTCCAGACTATCCCAGAGGTGTTGGACGGCCATCTTGCCTCTCCAGCCGTCCCTCTGATGATGGAGCCAGAGATCCTCAGAGGACACATCCCTGCAGGACACATCCCCAAACCTGTAATCATCGCAGACTACGTAGC GAAGTACCCGACCATCCGtacggaggaggagagggaccaGTACAAGGCTGTGTTTAAGGACCAGTATGCTGAGTACAAAGAGCTGCATGCTGAGGTCCAGGCCATGGCCAAGAGGTTTGACGAAATGGACGAACTGATGAGGAACCTGCCTCCACGGCCCTCCAGTCAACTG GAGAAGAAACGCATCGATACCATAGTATTGGAGtaccagagaaagaaagag GATCCTACGTTCCTtgagaagagggagaggtgtGAGTACCTGAAGAACAAACTGTCCCACATCAAACAGAAGATCAACGAATACAACAAGGTCATGGACTGGAACGACGGATTCAACtag